Proteins from one Triticum aestivum cultivar Chinese Spring chromosome 7A, IWGSC CS RefSeq v2.1, whole genome shotgun sequence genomic window:
- the LOC123150367 gene encoding transcription factor MYB20 has translation MGRQPCCDKVGLKKGPWTAEEDQKLVGFLLTHGHYCWRVVPKLAGLLRCGKSCRLRWTNYLRPDLKRGLLSDEEQQLVIDLHAQLGNRWSKIAAQLPGRTDNEIKNHWNTHIKKKLRKMGIDPVTHRPLGQEAPPPLQHPPPPPTATSWQQLDGAERSQQAEEEDVKAVPLIQPHEVTAVPPTASSNCSVSPASVISPSCSSSSAASGLEAAEWPEPMYLLGMDGIMDVGSGWDAGFVVPGGLGVDPFDHYYPDPAGFDQGAWP, from the exons ATGGGGAGGCAGCCGTGCTGCGACAAGGTGGGGCTGAAGAAGGGGCCGTGGACGGCGGAGGAGGACCAGAAGCTCGTCGGCTTCCTCCTCACCCACGGCCACTACTGCTGGCGCGTCGTCCCCAAGCTCGCAG GGCTGCTGAGGTGCGGGAAGAGCTGCAGGCTGAGGTGGACCAACTACCTGAGGCCCGACCTCAAGCGGGGGCTACTCTCCGACGAGGAGCAGCAGCTCGTCATCGACCTGCACGCGCAGCTCGGTAACAG GTGGTCCAAGATCGCGGCGCAGCTGCCCGGAAGGACGGACAACGAGATCAAGAACCACTGGAACACCCACATCAAGAAGAAgctccgcaagatgggcatcgacccCGTCACCCACCGCCCGCTGGGCCAAGAGgcccctcctcccctgcaacatccgccgccgccgccgaccgccaccTCGTGGCAGCAGCTGGACGGCGCGGAGCGCTCACAGCAAGCGGAGGAGGAGGACGTGAAGGCGGTCCCGCTGATCCAGCCGCACGAGGTCACGGCGGTGCCGCCCACCGCGAGCAGCAACTGCTCTGTTTCCCCTGCCTCGGTCATCTCACCGTCCTGCTCCTCCTCGTCCGCGGCGTCCGGCCTGGAGGCGGCGGAGTGGCCGGAGCCCATGTACCTCCTCGGCATGGACGGCATCATGGACGTCGGCTCCGGCTGGGACGCCGGCTTCGTCGTCCCCGGTGGCCTGGGCGTCGACCCGTTCGACCACTACTACCCGGACCCCGCCGGCTTCGACCAAGGAGCCTGGCCGTGA